In the genome of Nocardioides marmoribigeumensis, one region contains:
- a CDS encoding choice-of-anchor P family protein, translating into MKKTALLAAGTVAALTAASITLASPGQADSSTSSAFGISAEGPVPIEPMPAISSSDGTLKQSSAGSLPDNPLASATISALYAGNRKAGITLVDASVGGGLLEQLPPPPQELVDACQQATDQVPDLPTLPEVPGLPIPTPTTPAQLSDVCKVLLTPPDSLLGAKVIEVSCQGTKGDVRVAGLKLLGQAVDVPSTAPNTSIPADPLLNVTINKQTKNADGSFSVQGLVVSLGDGTEVLTLGSATCGTAAAGRAPAQAPAPKPVTRSLPVTG; encoded by the coding sequence ATGAAGAAGACCGCCCTCCTCGCCGCCGGCACCGTCGCGGCCCTGACCGCCGCGTCGATCACGCTGGCCTCCCCCGGCCAGGCCGACTCCTCGACGTCCTCGGCGTTCGGCATCAGCGCCGAGGGCCCGGTCCCGATCGAGCCGATGCCTGCGATCAGCTCCTCCGACGGCACGCTGAAGCAGTCCAGCGCGGGCAGCCTGCCCGACAACCCGCTGGCCTCGGCGACGATCTCCGCGCTCTACGCCGGCAACCGCAAGGCCGGCATCACCCTGGTCGACGCGTCGGTCGGTGGTGGCCTGCTCGAGCAGCTGCCGCCCCCGCCGCAGGAGCTGGTCGACGCCTGCCAGCAGGCCACCGACCAGGTGCCCGACCTGCCGACCCTGCCCGAGGTCCCCGGCCTGCCGATCCCCACGCCGACCACGCCGGCCCAGCTGAGCGACGTGTGCAAGGTGCTGCTGACCCCGCCGGACTCCCTGCTGGGCGCCAAGGTGATCGAGGTCAGCTGCCAGGGCACCAAGGGTGACGTCCGTGTGGCCGGCCTCAAGCTCCTCGGCCAGGCCGTCGACGTGCCGAGCACCGCGCCCAACACCTCGATCCCGGCCGACCCGCTGCTCAACGTGACGATCAACAAGCAGACCAAGAACGCCGACGGCTCGTTCAGCGTCCAGGGCCTCGTGGTCAGCCTCGGCGACGGCACCGAGGTGCTCACGCTGGGGTCGGCCACCTGCGGCACCGCGGCCGCCGGTCGCGCGCCCGCCCAGGCGCCCGCCCCGAAGCCGGTCACCCGCAGCCTCCCGGTCACCGGCTGA
- a CDS encoding L,D-transpeptidase translates to MSALVGPLVKGADEVSTVVAGLSSALARSLVKVTVLCLVLAGAVAVTGWRPFGNDRAGLVAAPQVNLEHLPASTTHARIKAAPRLVTGRQARAGQVVHPIRTVAVFARPGKRPFAKVRPRTLSQTWLPVVARRPGWVRVLLPSRPNASAGWIWARDLDTRRSPYAARVHLGSRTLDLLYDGRKVGSWSVAVGAPATPTPTGLTFVHALIADPGQSYSPFLLPLGTHSDTLDTYGGGPGTVAFHTWPDPSVFGQAVSHGCIRVPSDALSRLTNLPLGTQVSIDNR, encoded by the coding sequence ATGAGCGCGCTCGTGGGCCCGCTGGTCAAGGGGGCCGACGAGGTGTCCACGGTCGTCGCCGGCCTGAGCAGCGCGCTCGCGCGCTCGCTGGTCAAGGTGACCGTCCTCTGCCTGGTCCTCGCCGGGGCCGTCGCCGTGACCGGCTGGAGGCCCTTCGGCAACGATCGTGCCGGCCTGGTCGCCGCGCCCCAGGTCAACCTCGAGCACCTGCCCGCCTCCACGACCCACGCCCGCATCAAGGCCGCCCCGCGCCTGGTGACCGGCCGACAGGCCAGGGCCGGCCAGGTCGTGCACCCCATCCGAACGGTCGCGGTGTTCGCCCGCCCGGGCAAGCGTCCCTTCGCCAAGGTCAGGCCGCGGACGCTCTCGCAGACCTGGCTCCCGGTCGTCGCCCGCCGCCCCGGCTGGGTGCGGGTCCTGCTGCCCTCGCGGCCCAACGCCTCCGCCGGCTGGATCTGGGCCCGCGACCTCGACACCCGCCGGAGCCCCTACGCCGCCCGTGTCCACCTGGGCAGCCGCACCCTCGACCTGCTGTACGACGGCCGCAAGGTCGGCAGCTGGAGCGTCGCGGTCGGCGCCCCCGCCACCCCGACCCCGACCGGCCTGACCTTCGTGCACGCGCTGATCGCCGACCCCGGCCAGTCCTACTCGCCCTTCCTCCTCCCGCTGGGCACCCACAGCGACACCCTCGACACCTACGGCGGCGGCCCGGGCACCGTCGCCTTCCACACCTGGCCCGACCCCTCGGTGTTCGGGCAGGCGGTCAGCCATGGCTGCATCCGCGTGCCGTCCGACGCCCTGAGCCGCCTCACCAACCTCCCGCTCGGCACCCAGGTGTCGATCGACAACCGCTGA
- a CDS encoding DUF1697 domain-containing protein produces the protein MPTYVAFLRAINLGATRKVPMKELVPCLEEAGFEDVATHLATGNVRLRSRRRTTDSVEAAVEEALAERFGFEVPAVVLTLEELARVVEEAEATPEVRRAYVTLLKKAPPEGVVHELDSWSAEDEGARVGRRAVHWWADHDMHAGRLDNAVVEKHLGVATTRSLKVVRTVHEKWGSDD, from the coding sequence GTGCCGACGTACGTCGCTTTCCTCCGCGCGATCAACCTCGGGGCGACCCGCAAGGTGCCGATGAAGGAGCTCGTCCCGTGCCTGGAGGAGGCGGGGTTCGAGGACGTCGCCACCCACCTCGCGACCGGCAACGTGCGGCTGCGGTCGCGCCGCCGCACCACCGACAGCGTCGAGGCGGCGGTGGAGGAGGCGCTGGCCGAACGGTTCGGCTTCGAGGTGCCCGCCGTCGTGCTCACCCTCGAGGAGCTGGCGCGCGTGGTCGAGGAGGCCGAGGCGACTCCCGAGGTGAGACGGGCCTACGTGACGCTGCTGAAGAAGGCACCTCCAGAAGGGGTGGTCCACGAGCTCGACTCGTGGTCGGCCGAGGACGAGGGCGCCCGCGTCGGGCGCCGTGCGGTCCACTGGTGGGCCGACCACGACATGCACGCCGGTCGGCTCGACAATGCCGTGGTGGAGAAGCACCTCGGCGTCGCCACCACGCGGAGCCTCAAGGTCGTCCGCACCGTGCACGAGAAGTGGGGGTCCGATGACTGA
- a CDS encoding nuclear transport factor 2 family protein, whose translation MTEPGTVAAAFRDAVIARDPEAMEAVLAEDVVFRSPAVHQPYAGRVATMVVLRSVLRVLEDFGYERAFATEDGSGHVLEFVARVGAREVQGVDMLATAEGPRDRADRPDPADVGARRGRRPHGRGHPRGDGRAGPGLIAVPLGSPP comes from the coding sequence ATGACTGAGCCAGGCACCGTGGCCGCAGCGTTCCGGGACGCGGTGATCGCCCGCGACCCCGAGGCGATGGAGGCCGTGCTCGCCGAGGACGTCGTCTTCCGCAGCCCCGCCGTGCACCAGCCGTACGCCGGCAGGGTGGCCACCATGGTGGTCCTGCGGTCGGTGCTGCGCGTGCTCGAGGACTTCGGCTACGAGCGCGCGTTCGCCACCGAGGACGGCAGCGGGCACGTGCTGGAGTTCGTCGCCCGCGTCGGCGCCCGCGAGGTGCAGGGGGTCGACATGCTCGCGACCGCCGAGGGGCCTCGTGACCGAGCTGACCGTCCTGATCCGGCCGATGTCGGGGCTCGCCGCGGTCGTCGACCGCATGGGCGAGGTCATCCCCGAGGTGATGGCCGAGCTGGGCCTGGCCTGATCGCGGTCCCGCTAGGGTCGCCGCCATGA
- a CDS encoding enoyl-CoA hydratase: MTTTTQLETTKGDGVLRITFRREEAFNALSEEMATGLVQALHAAVSDDEVRVVVIAGSGFAFSAGADLTGDNPVENFDERAMEGAAAIIRAVVQLDKPVIAAVNGVAAGVGASVCFVADLAVCKESAAFILAFSQIGLMPDGGSSLSVAASVGRAKAMRMALLAEPLPAREAYDAGLVSHVVADDEFDALVDKLARRLASGPPVALAATKRAINAATLGGLEDALDREGRGQVMLFGTEDAGEGMRAFVQKRRPAFTGR, encoded by the coding sequence ATGACGACGACCACCCAGCTCGAGACCACCAAGGGCGACGGCGTCCTGCGGATCACCTTCCGTCGCGAGGAGGCGTTCAACGCCCTCAGCGAGGAGATGGCCACGGGCCTCGTGCAGGCGCTGCACGCCGCCGTCTCCGACGACGAGGTGCGCGTGGTCGTGATCGCCGGCAGCGGCTTCGCGTTCAGCGCGGGCGCCGACCTCACCGGCGACAACCCGGTCGAGAACTTCGACGAGCGCGCGATGGAGGGCGCGGCCGCGATCATCCGGGCGGTTGTCCAGCTGGACAAGCCGGTCATCGCCGCGGTCAACGGCGTCGCGGCGGGCGTGGGCGCGTCGGTCTGCTTCGTCGCCGACCTCGCGGTCTGCAAGGAGTCGGCCGCCTTCATCCTCGCCTTCTCCCAGATCGGGCTCATGCCCGACGGCGGCTCCTCGCTCAGCGTCGCGGCCTCGGTCGGCCGCGCCAAGGCGATGCGCATGGCCCTGCTGGCCGAGCCGCTCCCCGCCCGGGAGGCGTACGACGCCGGGCTGGTGAGCCACGTGGTGGCCGACGACGAGTTCGACGCGCTGGTCGACAAGCTGGCCAGGCGCCTGGCCTCGGGGCCGCCGGTCGCCCTCGCCGCCACCAAGCGGGCGATCAACGCCGCCACGCTCGGCGGCCTGGAGGACGCCCTGGACCGGGAGGGGCGCGGTCAGGTGATGCTCTTCGGCACCGAGGACGCCGGCGAGGGCATGCGCGCCTTCGTGCAGAAGCGCCGCCCGGCCTTCACCGGTCGCTGA
- a CDS encoding MFS transporter, which translates to MRLPDSFGLLRQRDFGWFFASRTVNLLGLSMANVALAFAVLDLDGGSASELGVVLAAHTVPMVLFLLVGGVVADRWPRTLVMQGGNLVSAASQGVLAALVVAGRADVTSMVVLSAVHGLASAVSFPAMAGLLPQLVERRELQRANVLLSVSRGALTVVGPSIAALLVVAAGPGWALAVDALCWALSAGALLGVRVPRAERPADPPSALADLREGWDLFRSTTWLWVVVAGFSVLNALQSGAWLTLGPAQAKRTFGEQGWGLVLSAESVGLLLMTAIMLRVRLDRPLRWGVAGIALAGVPLVLLGSAPVLWLVVAAAVLAGMGFEIFNLGWNLAMQEHVEEHQLSRAYSYDALGSYVAMPVGQLALGPLGEALGYGPVLVGAGMLWVAACGLVLTSRPVRDLARAPVAEDALSDR; encoded by the coding sequence GTGAGGCTCCCGGACTCGTTCGGCCTGCTCCGCCAGCGCGACTTCGGGTGGTTCTTCGCCTCCCGCACCGTCAACCTCCTCGGGCTGTCGATGGCCAACGTGGCCCTCGCGTTCGCCGTGCTCGACCTCGACGGCGGCTCGGCCTCCGAGCTGGGGGTGGTGCTCGCGGCGCACACCGTGCCGATGGTGCTCTTCCTGCTGGTCGGCGGGGTGGTCGCCGACCGGTGGCCGCGCACGCTGGTCATGCAGGGCGGCAACCTCGTCTCGGCGGCCTCCCAGGGCGTCCTGGCCGCGCTCGTGGTGGCCGGCCGTGCCGACGTCACCTCGATGGTGGTGCTCAGCGCCGTCCACGGCCTGGCCTCCGCGGTCTCGTTCCCGGCGATGGCCGGGCTGCTCCCCCAGCTCGTCGAGCGGCGCGAGCTCCAGCGCGCCAACGTGCTGCTGTCGGTCTCCCGCGGCGCACTGACCGTCGTGGGTCCGAGCATCGCCGCCCTCCTCGTCGTGGCCGCCGGACCCGGCTGGGCCCTGGCCGTCGACGCGCTGTGCTGGGCGCTGTCCGCGGGCGCGCTGCTCGGCGTACGCGTGCCACGCGCGGAGCGTCCGGCCGACCCGCCCTCGGCGCTCGCGGACCTCCGGGAGGGATGGGACCTGTTCCGCTCGACGACCTGGCTGTGGGTGGTGGTCGCGGGCTTCTCGGTCCTCAACGCCCTGCAGTCGGGCGCGTGGCTGACGCTGGGGCCCGCGCAGGCCAAGCGCACGTTCGGCGAGCAGGGGTGGGGCCTGGTCCTGTCCGCGGAGTCCGTCGGCCTGCTCCTGATGACCGCGATCATGCTCCGCGTGCGGCTCGACCGGCCGCTGCGGTGGGGCGTGGCCGGCATCGCCCTCGCCGGCGTCCCGCTGGTCCTGCTCGGCTCCGCCCCGGTGCTGTGGCTGGTGGTCGCCGCGGCCGTGCTCGCCGGCATGGGGTTCGAGATCTTCAACCTGGGCTGGAACCTCGCGATGCAGGAGCACGTCGAGGAGCACCAGCTCTCGCGGGCCTACTCCTACGACGCGCTGGGGTCCTACGTCGCGATGCCGGTCGGCCAGCTGGCGCTCGGACCGCTGGGCGAGGCCCTCGGCTACGGCCCGGTCCTGGTCGGCGCGGGCATGCTCTGGGTCGCCGCGTGCGGGCTGGTGCTCACCTCACGGCCGGTGCGCGACCTCGCCCGCGCCCCGGTGGCGGAGGACGCCCTCAGCGACCGGTGA
- a CDS encoding ArsR/SmtB family transcription factor, producing the protein MPESAAHLRALAHPLRLRMLSLLTGTDLTAAEVARELGVTHANASYHLRFLLDAGELEVVGEERIRGGLAKRYRHPWRLEDRAPQPEGGPEERGEAGELFVQAAADELRRRYAQRATGTGGLVADAEVWVTPEVYAEARDLLRRAAELLHDEAGPPRAEGTQPVSLSVFSFVMQDRRP; encoded by the coding sequence GTGCCCGAGTCCGCCGCGCACCTGCGCGCCCTCGCCCACCCGCTGCGCCTGCGCATGCTCTCCCTGCTCACCGGCACCGACCTCACCGCGGCCGAGGTGGCCCGCGAGCTCGGCGTCACGCACGCCAACGCCTCCTACCACCTGCGGTTCCTGCTCGACGCCGGCGAGCTCGAGGTGGTCGGCGAGGAGCGCATCCGCGGCGGGCTGGCCAAGCGCTACCGCCACCCCTGGCGCCTCGAGGACCGCGCCCCGCAGCCCGAGGGCGGCCCCGAGGAGCGCGGGGAGGCCGGCGAGCTGTTCGTCCAGGCCGCGGCCGACGAGCTGCGCCGGCGCTACGCCCAGCGGGCCACCGGCACGGGCGGCCTCGTCGCCGACGCCGAGGTCTGGGTCACCCCCGAGGTGTACGCCGAGGCGCGCGACCTGCTGCGGCGCGCGGCGGAGCTGCTGCACGACGAGGCCGGGCCGCCGCGCGCCGAGGGGACCCAGCCCGTGTCCCTGTCGGTGTTCTCCTTCGTGATGCAGGACCGGCGGCCGTGA
- a CDS encoding nicotinamidase, translating to MKRALIVVDVQNDFCEGGSLPVTGGAEVAHKISTLLHHWTNQDPKAPDYAVAVATLDHHVDPGDHFSDDPDFVHSWPRHCVVGTDGVAFHPNLDPQPFDAVFRKGEHAAAYSGFEGTAPDGTGLADWLRSHEVTDVDVCGIATDYCVRATALDAVEAGFGVRLLTALCAGVAPATSESALAEMRSAGAVVL from the coding sequence ATGAAGCGCGCGTTGATCGTCGTCGACGTCCAGAACGACTTCTGCGAGGGCGGGAGCCTGCCCGTGACGGGCGGCGCCGAGGTGGCGCACAAGATCTCCACGCTGCTGCACCACTGGACCAACCAGGACCCCAAGGCGCCCGACTACGCCGTCGCCGTGGCCACCCTGGACCACCACGTCGACCCCGGCGACCACTTCAGCGACGACCCCGACTTCGTGCACTCGTGGCCACGCCACTGCGTGGTCGGCACCGACGGCGTCGCCTTCCACCCCAACCTCGACCCGCAGCCCTTCGACGCGGTGTTCCGCAAGGGCGAGCACGCCGCGGCCTACTCCGGCTTCGAGGGCACGGCGCCGGACGGCACCGGTCTCGCGGACTGGCTGCGGTCCCACGAGGTCACCGACGTGGACGTGTGCGGCATCGCCACCGACTACTGCGTGCGTGCGACCGCGCTCGACGCGGTCGAGGCGGGCTTCGGCGTCCGCCTGCTCACCGCCCTGTGCGCCGGCGTCGCGCCGGCGACCTCGGAGTCCGCCCTGGCGGAGATGAGGAGCGCGGGCGCCGTCGTGCTGTGA
- a CDS encoding nicotinate phosphoribosyltransferase — MPDSTALMTDHYELTMLRAALHSGTAQRRSVFELFGRRLPEGRRYGVVAGVGRALDLLERFVFDGPTLDFLQERGVVDDATLDYLSGYRFSGDIWGYAEGEIYFPYSPLVVVESTFAEAVLLETLLLSVLNHDCAVASAASRMTWVAGGRPCVEMGTRRTHEEAALAAARAAYVCGFSATSNLEAGRRFGLPTMGTSAHSFTLLHDTERDAFTAQVESLGVDTTLLVDTYDIAEAVAAGVEITGGQLGAVRLDSGDLGTLAHEVRRQLDRLGARETRIVVTSDLDEYAIAALAAAPVDGYGVGTSLVTGSGHPTSSLVYKLVAREGDDGELVSVAKKSQDKVSVGGRKFALRRLDDSGVAEAEVIGIGHPTAGDRNDRQLLQPLVRAGTITGRESLDLARERHVRAREELPLLARSLTKGDPVIPTVHD, encoded by the coding sequence GTGCCCGACTCCACCGCACTGATGACCGACCACTACGAGCTCACGATGCTCCGGGCGGCCCTGCACTCCGGGACCGCGCAGCGACGCTCGGTCTTCGAGCTCTTCGGCCGCCGGCTGCCGGAGGGCAGGCGCTACGGCGTGGTCGCCGGCGTCGGTCGCGCCCTCGACCTGCTCGAGCGCTTCGTCTTCGACGGGCCGACCCTGGACTTCCTCCAGGAGCGCGGCGTGGTCGACGACGCCACGCTGGACTACCTGTCCGGCTACCGCTTCAGCGGCGACATCTGGGGCTACGCCGAGGGCGAGATCTACTTCCCCTACTCCCCGCTCGTGGTGGTGGAGTCGACCTTCGCCGAGGCGGTGCTGCTCGAGACCCTCCTGCTGTCGGTGCTCAACCACGACTGCGCGGTCGCCTCGGCGGCCTCCCGCATGACCTGGGTCGCGGGCGGGCGGCCCTGCGTGGAGATGGGCACCCGGCGCACGCACGAGGAGGCGGCGCTCGCCGCCGCGCGGGCGGCGTACGTCTGCGGCTTCTCGGCGACCTCCAACCTCGAGGCGGGCCGTCGCTTCGGCCTGCCCACGATGGGCACCAGCGCCCACTCGTTCACCCTGCTGCACGACACCGAGCGCGACGCGTTCACCGCCCAGGTCGAGTCCCTCGGCGTCGACACGACCCTGCTGGTGGACACCTACGACATCGCCGAGGCGGTCGCGGCGGGGGTCGAGATCACCGGCGGGCAGCTGGGCGCGGTGCGCCTGGACTCCGGCGACCTCGGCACGCTCGCGCACGAGGTACGCCGCCAGCTCGACCGGCTGGGCGCGCGGGAGACCCGGATCGTGGTCACCAGCGACCTCGACGAGTACGCCATCGCCGCCCTGGCCGCAGCACCGGTCGACGGCTACGGGGTGGGCACCTCGCTGGTGACCGGCAGCGGGCACCCGACCAGCAGCCTGGTCTACAAGCTGGTCGCGCGCGAGGGCGACGACGGCGAGCTGGTCTCCGTCGCCAAGAAGAGCCAGGACAAGGTCTCGGTCGGTGGCCGCAAGTTCGCCCTGCGGCGGCTCGACGACAGCGGTGTGGCCGAGGCCGAGGTCATCGGGATCGGGCACCCCACCGCGGGCGACCGCAACGACCGTCAGCTGCTCCAGCCACTCGTGCGGGCGGGCACCATCACCGGCCGCGAGTCGCTCGACCTCGCGCGCGAGCGCCACGTGCGCGCGCGCGAGGAGCTGCCGCTGCTCGCGCGCTCCCTCACCAAGGGCGACCCGGTCATCCCGACCGTCCACGACTAG
- the clpS gene encoding ATP-dependent Clp protease adapter ClpS: protein MSTPAPIEIEEPDVEELTAIDRPWQTVVWNDPVNLMSYVTFVFQQYFGFTRKKAEKKMLEVHRDGRSVVSTGGREEMERDVRAMHEYGLWATMERTDG from the coding sequence GTGTCGACCCCTGCACCGATCGAGATCGAGGAGCCGGATGTCGAGGAGCTGACGGCGATCGACCGGCCCTGGCAGACCGTGGTCTGGAACGACCCGGTCAACCTGATGTCCTACGTCACCTTCGTGTTCCAGCAGTACTTCGGCTTCACGCGCAAGAAGGCGGAGAAGAAGATGCTCGAGGTGCACCGCGACGGCCGATCGGTGGTCTCGACCGGGGGCCGGGAGGAGATGGAGCGCGACGTGCGAGCGATGCACGAGTACGGCCTGTGGGCCACGATGGAGCGCACGGATGGGTGA
- a CDS encoding DUF2017 domain-containing protein: MGDRLHRGFGRLRGGGAMATFTVFEADLLRSLAGQVVELLRNERAVVDKEADPLEAMLNFTGPVDPPDDPVLARLLPTAYRDDDDAAAEFRRYTEGDLRDGKAATAGTMIDTLEEAGLGDDVGGDGADPGSVVDLELDAAQALAWLKGLTDLRLALAVRLGIEEDEQAHRLVEDLPQDDPRAHLVAIYEWLGFLQETLVHAVS, translated from the coding sequence ATGGGTGACCGGCTGCACCGCGGCTTCGGTCGTCTGCGGGGAGGTGGCGCGATGGCCACCTTCACCGTCTTCGAGGCCGACCTGCTGCGCAGCCTCGCCGGGCAGGTGGTCGAGCTGCTGCGCAACGAGCGCGCGGTCGTCGACAAGGAGGCCGACCCGCTCGAGGCGATGCTCAACTTCACCGGCCCGGTCGACCCGCCCGACGACCCCGTCCTCGCCCGGCTCCTGCCCACCGCCTACCGCGACGACGACGACGCGGCCGCGGAGTTCCGCCGCTACACCGAGGGCGACCTGCGCGACGGCAAGGCCGCGACCGCCGGGACCATGATCGACACCCTCGAGGAGGCCGGTCTCGGGGACGACGTCGGCGGCGACGGGGCCGACCCCGGCTCGGTCGTGGACCTCGAGCTGGACGCCGCGCAGGCGCTGGCCTGGCTCAAGGGGCTCACCGACCTGCGGCTCGCGCTCGCCGTGAGGCTGGGGATCGAGGAGGACGAGCAGGCCCACCGGCTGGTGGAGGACCTCCCGCAGGACGACCCGCGCGCCCACCTCGTGGCGATCTACGAGTGGCTGGGTTTCCTCCAGGAGACCCTCGTCCACGCGGTCTCCTAG
- a CDS encoding M67 family metallopeptidase, with protein MLRIDQATYDAIVAHAKRDHPDEACGIVAGPEGSDRPERFVEMVNAAGSPTFYEFDSTELLALYKQMWAADEEPVVIYHSHTATEAYPSRTDIGLANEPGAHYVLVSTREHGNSDGPVEFRSYRIVDGEVFEEEVEVVDRLPETATP; from the coding sequence GTGCTGCGGATCGACCAGGCGACGTACGACGCGATCGTCGCCCACGCCAAGCGAGACCACCCCGACGAGGCCTGCGGGATCGTGGCCGGGCCCGAGGGCTCGGACCGTCCGGAGCGGTTCGTGGAGATGGTCAACGCGGCAGGCTCGCCGACGTTCTACGAGTTCGACTCCACCGAGCTGCTCGCGCTCTACAAGCAGATGTGGGCAGCCGACGAGGAACCGGTGGTGATCTACCACTCCCACACCGCCACCGAGGCCTACCCCAGCCGCACCGACATCGGCTTGGCCAACGAGCCCGGAGCCCACTACGTGCTCGTCTCCACACGCGAGCACGGGAATAGCGACGGACCGGTGGAGTTCAGGTCCTACAGGATCGTCGACGGCGAGGTCTTCGAGGAGGAGGTCGAGGTCGTCGACCGTCTCCCCGAGACGGCGACCCCCTGA
- a CDS encoding MoaD/ThiS family protein, translated as MAIEVRVPTILRTYTDGEKSVTAQGDTLGAVIDDLEANHAGIKERLVDNGELRRFVNVYVNDEDVRFTGSLGTTLSDGDQVVILPAVAGG; from the coding sequence ATGGCCATCGAGGTCCGAGTCCCGACCATCCTGCGCACCTACACCGACGGCGAGAAGTCGGTCACCGCGCAGGGCGACACCCTGGGTGCGGTGATCGACGACCTGGAGGCCAACCACGCCGGCATCAAGGAGCGCCTGGTCGACAACGGTGAGCTGCGCCGCTTCGTCAACGTCTACGTCAACGACGAGGACGTCCGCTTCACCGGCAGCCTCGGGACCACGCTGAGCGACGGCGACCAGGTCGTCATCCTCCCTGCGGTCGCCGGCGGCTGA
- a CDS encoding PLP-dependent cysteine synthase family protein — protein sequence MRFDNLLDSVGGTPLVGLPRLSPSPDVRIWAKLEDRNPTGSIKDRAALKMVEAAEKEGLLRPGCTILEPTSGNTGISLAMAARLKGYRIVCVMPENTSIERRQLLGMWGAEIVSSPAAGGSNEAVRVAKRLAEEHPDWVMLYQYGNPANALAHQEGTGPEILADLPSITHFVAGLGTTGTLMGVSRFFREAKPEVRIVAAEPRYGELVYGLRNLDEGFVPELYDASLIDSRFSVGPRDAVRRVRELLESEGIFAGISTGAILHAALGQAAKAVKAGERADIVFIVCDGGWKYLSTGAYEGTIDQAEDRLEGQLWA from the coding sequence ATGCGGTTCGACAACCTGCTCGACTCGGTCGGCGGCACGCCCCTCGTGGGCCTGCCGCGGCTCTCGCCGTCCCCCGACGTGCGCATCTGGGCCAAGCTGGAGGACCGCAACCCCACCGGCTCCATCAAGGACCGGGCCGCCCTCAAGATGGTGGAGGCGGCCGAGAAGGAGGGCCTGCTGAGGCCCGGCTGCACGATCCTGGAGCCGACCAGCGGCAACACCGGCATCTCCCTGGCGATGGCCGCGCGGCTCAAGGGCTACCGCATCGTCTGCGTGATGCCGGAGAACACCTCGATCGAGCGCAGGCAGCTGCTCGGCATGTGGGGCGCCGAGATCGTCTCCTCGCCGGCCGCGGGCGGGTCCAACGAGGCCGTGCGCGTGGCCAAGCGGCTCGCCGAGGAGCACCCCGACTGGGTGATGCTCTACCAGTACGGCAACCCCGCCAACGCCCTCGCCCACCAGGAGGGCACCGGCCCGGAGATCCTCGCCGACCTCCCGTCGATCACCCACTTCGTCGCCGGGCTCGGCACCACCGGCACGCTCATGGGGGTCAGCAGGTTCTTCCGCGAGGCCAAGCCCGAGGTGCGCATCGTGGCGGCCGAGCCGCGCTACGGCGAGCTGGTCTACGGCCTGCGCAACCTCGACGAGGGCTTCGTGCCCGAGCTCTACGACGCCTCGCTGATCGACTCGCGGTTCAGCGTCGGCCCGCGCGACGCCGTACGCCGGGTGCGTGAGCTGCTCGAGTCCGAGGGCATCTTCGCCGGCATCTCCACCGGCGCGATCCTGCACGCCGCCCTCGGCCAGGCCGCCAAGGCGGTCAAGGCGGGGGAGCGCGCCGACATCGTCTTCATCGTGTGCGACGGCGGCTGGAAGTACCTCTCCACCGGCGCCTACGAGGGCACCATCGACCAGGCCGAGGACCGGCTCGAGGGCCAGCTCTGGGCCTGA